The following nucleotide sequence is from Ignavibacteriales bacterium.
CGAGGTGGATAGAACCATTTTCCTATCTCCCGGCGCACGGGGAATAGTGTACCCGGAATCTCCGCCGCAATTTACTAAAGATCCGTCATCTTCGTTCCAGCCGGCTCCTGTCTCCGGATCTCCAGAATATAAGTAAACGGTCTTTGCGTAGTTCAGAGGATTTTTCCAGGGCGATCCGTCAACTTTTATTCCTTTCATAATATTGTATGCGCCCTGTGGATTAGATGGTGGAAACTGGCACACAGGTGAATTTCCGAAAATCGTAAATGTTGTTGAGGTAACCAAACCATAATCAGAATTGGTTGATAGATTTAGTGGAGAGGATAATATACCGAATCCTACTGCCGGTGGATTCGCTCCATATCCTCCATAATATCCGCTATCAAAATTATCGGAGTTATACGTAAACGCTAAATCCAGAAGAGTATCACACCCAATAAAATCGTCATTCGCGTCACCCAGATCGGTATCATAGAACAAAGTAAACATTGAACCTTCCCATAGTGATGTAGATTTATTTATAACTTCCCATTTTAAAAACTGAACATCTTCGAGTCCGGAGTTATCGTAACACCAAGCTGTGAAATGAACTTCAGCGAGCAAAGGTTCTGTGCCTCCTCCAAGTCCTTCTTTGGACATATGGCTCTCCGTGAATCCATCTGTAAGACAAATAAATACCGTTTGTGAAGCATCCTTTATGCCGGGTCTATCTATGCCGAGCTCGAATAGCCCGTTATTATTTACATCTATATACGGAGCTCCATACGGTACCATGTTTCCCCATTCCGCGTAATCAGGGTTTGTGAAAGTAGTATCGCCTCGTTTAATTTTGAAAATATGAAACCTGCTGTCAGTAAACGGAGCACCATTATTAATATACCCCGGCCGGTATTCGCC
It contains:
- a CDS encoding T9SS type A sorting domain-containing protein, with protein sequence MRILSISTALIVLIIIPLSSYSQFTQQQKTLDGNNISAFIINTGILDQDISQQNHPGFEWPKGSGKFAIFTGGLTIAAKVNGQIRMAAASYNGEYRPGYINNGAPFTDSRFHIFKIKRGDTTFTNPDYAEWGNMVPYGAPYIDVNNNGLFELGIDRPGIKDASQTVFICLTDGFTESHMSKEGLGGGTEPLLAEVHFTAWCYDNSGLEDVQFLKWEVINKSTSLWEGSMFTLFYDTDLGDANDDFIGCDTLLDLAFTYNSDNFDSGYYGGYGANPPAVGFGILSSPLNLSTNSDYGLVTSTTFTIFGNSPVCQFPPSNPQGAYNIMKGIKVDGSPWKNPLNYAKTVYLYSGDPETGAGWNEDDGSLVNCGGDSGYTIPRAPGDRKMVLSTSDSLFNLPSGQSVTIVASQQIARGNNNLNSVSKLKQLTNTVRNFWQTIGINPISSEVPTEFRLHQNYPNPFNPSTKIRFDVPGNKEFVKLIIYDISGREVAKLVNQELTPGVYEYDFNGTNLSSGMYIYKLEAGNYSETKKMVLIK